TCGCGGTCGGGCTCGGCTCGTCGCGCGCCTCGTTCGCCATCGCCCGTGGTGTAGCCGATCGGCGGCCTCCGCCGAACGGCGCGCGCGGCGACGCGCGGCCTTTACGCTCCGCGCCGCCCGGGACACACTCGGCGCGCCGGTCCGCCCGGCGCCGCACCCGCACACGCGTCCGCCGCGCACCGCTCGCGGCGGCCCCGCACCCGGAGGCCCCATGCACCGCGACCTCTTCGGCGAGGAGCACGAGCTCTTCCGCGAGCAGTTCCGCCGCTTCGCGCGCGACGAGATCGAGCCGAAGATCGCCGGCTGGAACGCCGCGGGGCGCAGCGACCGCGCGACCTGGAAGCGCCTCGGCGAGGAGGGCTTCCTCGGCCCGAACGCGCCCGAGCAGTACGGCGGCGCGGGGGCGGACTTCCTCTACTCGGCGATCGTGATGGAGGAGCTCGCCTACCTGCGCGCGCACGCGATCATGGTCTCGCTCCACGCCGACGTGTGCATGCCCTACATCACCGAGTACGGCAGCGACGAGCAGAAGGAGCGCTACCTGCCGGGCGCGATCTCGGGCGACGTCCTGCTCGGCATCTGCATGACCGAGCCCGGCACGGGCTCCGACCTCCAGAACGTGAAGACGCGCGCGCGCCGCGACGGCGACCACTACGTGATCGACGGCTCGAAGACGTTCATCTCGAACGGCCAGATCGCGGACCTGTTCGTCGTGGTCGCGAAGACGGACGAGGGCGTGCCCGGGCACAAGGGGCTCTCGCTCTTCCTCGTCGAGGCGGCGACGGAGGGGTTCCGGCGCGGCCAGAAGCTCGACAAGCTCGGCCTTCCCGGCCAGGACACGAGCGAGCTCTTCTTCGAGGGCTGTCGCGTGCACGAGCGCCAGCGGCTCGGCGCCGAGGGCGCGGGCTTCGGCATGCTGATGAACAAGCTGCAGCAGGAGCGGCTCACGATCGCCGTCTCGTCGATCGCGTCGTGCCGCCGGTCGTTCGACGACACGCTCGCCTACGTGAAGGAGCGCACCGCGTTCGGGAAGCCGATCGGGAGCTTCCAGAACACGCAGTTCACGCTCGCCGACCTCGCGACGCAGATCGAGGTCGGCCAGGCGTTCGTCGATCGCGTGGTCGCCGCGCACGCGCGCGGCGAGTCGCTCGTCGCCGAGGCGAGCATGGCGAAGTGGTGGGCGAGCGACCTGCAGAAGCGCGTCGCCGCCGAGTGCCTGCAGCTCTTCGGGGGCTATGGCTTCATGCGCGAGTACCCGATCTCGGGCGACTACGCGGACGCCGCGGTGCAGTCCATCTACGCGGGCACGAACGAGATCATGAAGGTGATCATCGCGCGCGGTCTCGGGCTCGGGTGAGCGCGCCCCGCGCGCTCGCTAGTCGAGCCCGGGCGGCGTCCAGACGCCGTCGCCGTCCGCGTCGACGAAGATCGGGTTCGTGAAGGCGAACGGCGTGAAGCCGGGCAGGAGCGCCGCGTAGGTCGCGTCCGCGGCGCCCTCGACCTCGACCGTCACGAAGGCGTCCCGCGCGATCGGGAGCACGACGTCCGTCTCGAGCGGCCCCTCGATCGGGCGCGCCGTCGCGAGGGCGCCGTCCACGTAGACGCGCAGCTGCGACACGGGCACCCACTCGGCGGCGCGCACCGCGATCCGAAGCGTCGCGTCTCCGCCCGCGGCGAGCGTCGCCGTGTCGCCCGGACCCGCGTCGCCGATGCGGACGTCGAGCAGCGGGCCCGTCGAGCCGAAGGCCGCGCCGCCGCGCGCGCTCGCGATGAACGCGCCCTCGTCGAACCGGGCCGGGTCGTCGTCCGCCATGCGCACGTACGTGCGCGGGACGGCCGCGACGACGTGGCGCGAGTGGGTGTCGCTGTTCGCGGTCGCGGTGCGGCGGAAGCCCTGGCGCAGCAGCGAGTGCCAGTCCGCGCGGATCGCGCGGTAGCGGTCCATCGACGGCCCGTTGAGCAGCTCGATCGCGTCGAAGTCGACGTCGCGCAGCCCGGTCGTCGCGTCGCGCTCGACCAGCGAGGCGTTCTGCGCGGCGTCGATCGGCTGCTGCGGGTCGAAGGCGCGCCCGACCGACAGGTGCTCGAGGAAGGCGCCGCCGTCCGAGGCCGCGTCGACGTCGACGAGCGAGCGCGGGTGGTTGACCTGCACGAGCCGCTCGCCCGGCAGCGCGCGCGCCTGCGCGACGATGTCGCGCAGGCGCTGGTCCTCGCTCCGCAGTGCGCCGGCGCGGTGGAGCGCCGGGCGCAGCGGCAGCGGGAACACGTTGTGGTGGCCGACGCTCGCCGGCACCACCTCGGTGCGCACGACGCCCGTCACCTCGAGACCCACGATGCTGCGCACGCGGTCGCGCAGCCCGAAGCGCGCGACGAGCGGCGCGTAGTCGCTCACGTGGTCGTGGTCGGTCGAGACGATCACCTCGCCGCCCTCGGCGACGAACGTCGCGAGCCGCGTCGCCATCGGCACGGTCGAGTCGTCGCTCGGCGCGGCGTGGACGTGGAGGTCGGCCGCGATCCAGCCGGGCGACGCGACCGCGCGCTGCGGCGCCTCGATCGCGAGCGTCACCGTCTCGCCCGCGACGGCCTCGAGCGACGCCGTCGCGACGGAGAACTCGGGGCCGCGCGTCGCGAGCACGGCATAGCGACCGGGCCGGACGGCGACGCGCGCGGGGTCGGTGCCGAAGCCGCCGAGCACCACGTCGTTCGAGCCGAGGAAGGAAGGGAACGGCGCGCCGCCGATGCGGAAGCCGGTGAGGTCGTCGCCGAAGACGGGGTCGGGGGTGTCGCCGACGCCGAGGAAGACGAGCCGCGCGGGGGCGACGTCGGCCGGGAGTGCCACCCACGCCGCCGGCGGCGGCGAGACGTCGCCGAGCTCGACGCGCTCGCCCTGCGAGAGGTCGACCTCGCGCTCCGCCGCGCGACCGCCCGGGGCGAGCACGCGCAGCCGCGCGGGCGCGCGCGGGAGGCGCAGCGCGAAGCGGCCGTTCGCGTCGGGCGCCGCGAAGGCGAGCGCCGACCCGTCGGCGTCGAACGCGTGCACGCGCGCGGCGGGCGTGTCGACGCGTCCCTCGACGAGCACGCCCTCGGCGTAGAGCGCGTCGGTCGCGGCGCGTCCGTCGATGCGCGGCTCGATCTCGATCTCGCGCTCGAACACGACCGCCTCGCCGGCCTCGACGTCCATGAACAGCGACTGCGCGAGCTGGATCAGCCCGACGGCGTCGCGGCGCCCGACCCAGTAGGGCCGCGCGAACGTCGCGAGCATGGTCACGGTCTCGGTCGACAGGCCGATCGTCGGGAGCTCGCGCTCGCTCCCGTCGGCGGCGACGAGCTTCGCGCCCGTCACGCGCAGCGTGTAGCTGATGGGCGCGATCGCGGCGCCGCTCGCGTCGTCGGCGCTCGGCCCGACGAGCGTCACGCTCTCGATCGGCGTCACGGCGTCGATCAGCTCGCCGATGCTCGCCTTGCCGATGCCCGCGTGCGCGAAGCCCTCGGACGGGCCGCGCCGCGCGAGCGTGAACGGCCGCAGCGTGCCGTCGTTGTGCACCGTCACGTCGCCGAGCGCGAACAGGCGCGCGCCGTCGCCGCGCCGCTCGGCGCGCGTGCGCACGCGCAGCACGCGCGGCCGCGCGACGTCGACCTCGTACGTCGTCTCGACCGCGACGCCGTCGCGCTCGCCCTCGACGACCACGCGCGCGCTCGCGCCGTCGGCCTCCGCGCGCACGGTGCCGAAGCGCAGCGTCCCCGTCCGCGAGAGGTTCGCGAGCTGCTCGAAGTTGGCCCACTGGTCGTCGGCGCGTCCGCAGAAGCCGAGGTCGACGAGCGAGCCGCCGGTCGCGAGCAGGTAGCCCTCGTGGCCCGGGTCGGCGACGACGGCGCACAGCGTGCCGTTGCCGAGCGCCCAGTCGTCGAGGCCGCCGACCGCGTCGGGGCCGCGCGCGATGCGCGCCGCGGGCGTCGCGTCGCCGATGCGCTCCGCGAAGGCGACGGGCGCGTCCGCCGCGCCGGCGGATGCGGCGGACGAGGCGAGGGCGGCGGCGATGGCGATCGGGAGCAGGGCGGAGGGGCGCGGGATCATCGCGCGCAGCATACCTGCGAACGCGGCGGCGAAGGGCGCGACGCGCGCCGGAATCGGGCGGCGCGCGCCGAGCCGCGACGGCGCCGCGCGAGGGCGCGCCGCGAGCGCGCCGCGCGAGGGCTAGCCGCGGACGGCGACGACGATCTCCGGCTCGCGCCCGCGGAACGCGTCGTTCGCGCCGCTGCGCTCGGGGACGAGCCGTACCGCGCGTTCCGCGACCAGCCAGTCGACGAGGTCGGCGATCTCGCCCTGGTCCTCGCTCCACTCGCAGGCGGCGAGCACGAGCTCGACGAGCGTCGTCTCGACGGACTCGAGCGGATCGATCTCGATCGGGGTCGCAGCGGCCACCGGCACCTCCCCGCGGCGAGTGCGCCGCGCGCCCCGGGACGAGTGCACGCCGCGTGCCACGGGCCGGCGGCTGCGAGGCGCGGCGTCGCGCTCCGCGCAGGCGCGAATGCGTCGGTGCGCCGTCGCGGCGCGTCGGCTCGCCGACGCTCGTCGCTCCGGCCGTCGCGCCCGCGCCGGTCCGGCGGCGCCGCGGTGCGCGGGCCGGGCGCTCGACCACCCCGTGGCGGTGCGCGATCCTGCCGCGCCGGCGCGGCGACCAAGGCGGAGACGAGCGCTCGATGACGAAGCCCGCAGACCTCTCGCTCTATCACTTCGACTCGTGCCCGTACTGCCGCTTCGTGCGCAGTGCGGCGCGCGAGCTCGACCTCGAGCTCGAGCTGCGCGACGTGCTCGGCGAGCCCGAGCGCATGCGCGAGCTCGTCGAGGCGACCGGTCGGCAGACGGTGCCGTGCCTGCGCATCGCGCTGCCGGACGGCGGCGTGCGCTGGATGCACGAGTCCCGCGACATCGTCGCCTATCTGAAGGAACGGTTCGCCGCGTGACGGCGCGAGCGCGCGCGACCGCTCGGGCCCGCGCGCGCCGCGTCGCGCGGGCGCGCAGGTCGATGTGCACGACCGCGTTCGCCCTCGCAGCCGTGCTCGCTTCCGCGTGCGCGGCGGACGAGGCGATCCTCGAGGCGCGTCTCCCGTCGACGTCGACGCCCGCGCGCGTCGAGCTGCTCGGCGTGCGCGGCGACTACCGCGACGTCGCGGTCGAGACGGGCGGGGCGTCGCTGCGCTTCTTCCTGCCGGTGGGGGCGCCGCCGCTGGGCGCGCCGCCGGCGGGCGCCGACGCGTGTGCGGCGGTGCTCGAGCCGGGGGCGGACGTGCGGTACGTGCACGACGGTCTGCTCGGGCGGCTCGACGCCGGCGATGCGCGCTGTGAGATCGTCGGCGTGCTCTCGCTCGAGACGTGGCGCGACCGCCGTCCGCGCGGGAGCCGCGAGCCCGTGCCGCGCTCGCGCGCGACGTTCCGCGTCGTGTATCGCGACGACGACGTGTCGCTCGCGCGCGGCCGCTTCGGGCTCGCCGGCGAGCTCGGCTGGGTCGGCGGTGCGGACACCGTGGCCGCGTTCGCGCGCAGCGAGCGCTGCGACCGCGTGCTCGCGCAGGGCGTCGCGTCGCTCGAGTACCGCCACGAGGGGCCGGACGTGCTCGCGCTCGTCGCGAGCGACGGGCTCTGCCCGCTGCTCGGCATCGCGCGCCCGCTGCGCGCGCCGTGACGCCGCGGGCCTCGAGGAGCACGCGCACGGGGCGCGGCGCGGCCGCGCACCGCCGCGCGGCTGATACACTCGCGCGCCGGGTCGCGCGCCGTCGTCTCGCGCGCGCACGAGCGGCGAGGGTCGCGGGAGCAGCGGTGCCGGGGGCGGGATCGATCGAGGCGGTGCGCGGCGACCGCGCGCGGGGCGCGTGCACGCGCGCGCGCACGGACGCGCATCGCAGCCGGCGCGCTCCCGCGCCGGCGCGCGTCGCGCTCGCGGCCGTGTGCGCGGGCCTGGTCGCGATCGCCTGCGGCGCGCCCGACGAGGCCGTCGCGCCGTCCGTCGCGCCCGCGGCTTCGCAGGCCTCCGCGCCGTCCGCCGCCGACAAGCCGCTCGACGTCCTCCTGATCACGATGGACACGACGCGCGCCGACGCGCTCGGGCTCTACGGGCAGGAGCGGCCGACGACGCCCAACCTCGACCGCTTCGCGGAGCGCGGCGCGATCTTCGATCGCGCCTATGCCTCGCAGCCGAGCACGCTGCCGTCGCACTCGACGATCCTGACCGGGCGGCTCCCGTTCGCGCACGGCGCGCGCGCCAATGCGGGCTACGTGCTGTCCGAGGACAACGAGACGCTGGCGGAGGTGTTCGCGCGGCACGGCTACGTCACGGCGGCCGAGATCGCGGCGCCCGTGATCGGGCGGCGCACGAAGATCGACCAGGGCTTCGCGCACTTCCGCGACCTCGACTCGTTCGACTCGCGGCGCAAGCGCGTGTACGTGGCGGAGGGCGGCGGCGACCCGCGCGGCTACGAGCTCGTCGAGCGCGAGGGCAGCGACATCACGCGTCGCGGGCTCGAATTCCTGCGGCGCCACACGGAGGAGCCGTTCTTCCTCTGGCTCCACTACTTCGATCCGCACGCGTTCTACGCGCCGCCTGCGCCGTTCAACGAGCGGTTCTCGGATGCGCCGTACTACTCCGAGGTGCACTACACCGACTACCAGGTCGGCCGCGTGCTCACCGAGCTGCGCCAGCTCGGGCTGCTCGAACGCACGCTCGTCGTCATCACGGCCGATCACGGCGAGTCGCTCGGCGAGCACCGCGAGCTCACGCACTCGTACTTCGTCTACGACGCGACGATGCACGTGCCGCTCCTCGTGGTCGCGCCCGGGCGCGTGCCCGCCGGCGTGCGCATCGCGTCGCCGGTGCGCACCGCCGACATCGCGCCGACCGTGCTCGATCTCGCAGGGCTGCCGCCGCTCGCG
This genomic interval from Myxococcota bacterium contains the following:
- a CDS encoding glutathione S-transferase N-terminal domain-containing protein, giving the protein MTKPADLSLYHFDSCPYCRFVRSAARELDLELELRDVLGEPERMRELVEATGRQTVPCLRIALPDGGVRWMHESRDIVAYLKERFAA
- a CDS encoding CehA/McbA family metallohydrolase produces the protein MIPRPSALLPIAIAAALASSAASAGAADAPVAFAERIGDATPAARIARGPDAVGGLDDWALGNGTLCAVVADPGHEGYLLATGGSLVDLGFCGRADDQWANFEQLANLSRTGTLRFGTVRAEADGASARVVVEGERDGVAVETTYEVDVARPRVLRVRTRAERRGDGARLFALGDVTVHNDGTLRPFTLARRGPSEGFAHAGIGKASIGELIDAVTPIESVTLVGPSADDASGAAIAPISYTLRVTGAKLVAADGSERELPTIGLSTETVTMLATFARPYWVGRRDAVGLIQLAQSLFMDVEAGEAVVFEREIEIEPRIDGRAATDALYAEGVLVEGRVDTPAARVHAFDADGSALAFAAPDANGRFALRLPRAPARLRVLAPGGRAAEREVDLSQGERVELGDVSPPPAAWVALPADVAPARLVFLGVGDTPDPVFGDDLTGFRIGGAPFPSFLGSNDVVLGGFGTDPARVAVRPGRYAVLATRGPEFSVATASLEAVAGETVTLAIEAPQRAVASPGWIAADLHVHAAPSDDSTVPMATRLATFVAEGGEVIVSTDHDHVSDYAPLVARFGLRDRVRSIVGLEVTGVVRTEVVPASVGHHNVFPLPLRPALHRAGALRSEDQRLRDIVAQARALPGERLVQVNHPRSLVDVDAASDGGAFLEHLSVGRAFDPQQPIDAAQNASLVERDATTGLRDVDFDAIELLNGPSMDRYRAIRADWHSLLRQGFRRTATANSDTHSRHVVAAVPRTYVRMADDDPARFDEGAFIASARGGAAFGSTGPLLDVRIGDAGPGDTATLAAGGDATLRIAVRAAEWVPVSQLRVYVDGALATARPIEGPLETDVVLPIARDAFVTVEVEGAADATYAALLPGFTPFAFTNPIFVDADGDGVWTPPGLD
- a CDS encoding acyl-CoA dehydrogenase family protein — protein: MHRDLFGEEHELFREQFRRFARDEIEPKIAGWNAAGRSDRATWKRLGEEGFLGPNAPEQYGGAGADFLYSAIVMEELAYLRAHAIMVSLHADVCMPYITEYGSDEQKERYLPGAISGDVLLGICMTEPGTGSDLQNVKTRARRDGDHYVIDGSKTFISNGQIADLFVVVAKTDEGVPGHKGLSLFLVEAATEGFRRGQKLDKLGLPGQDTSELFFEGCRVHERQRLGAEGAGFGMLMNKLQQERLTIAVSSIASCRRSFDDTLAYVKERTAFGKPIGSFQNTQFTLADLATQIEVGQAFVDRVVAAHARGESLVAEASMAKWWASDLQKRVAAECLQLFGGYGFMREYPISGDYADAAVQSIYAGTNEIMKVIIARGLGLG